Part of the Litorilinea aerophila genome is shown below.
GCCGGGCATCTCTGCCTGGACATCATCCCCACCTTTGGACAGGAACGGACCGGCGTGGAGCACCTGCTGGCGCCCGGCCGGCTGGTTCACGTCGGCCCGGCCCAGATTGCCACCGGCGGCGCTGTCTCCAACACCGGCCTGGCCTTGCACCGCCTGGGCGTAACCACCCGGCTCATGGGCAAAGTGGGCGCCGACCTCTTCGGCCAGGCCATCCTGGAGGTCATCCGCCGGCGGGATCCACGCCTGGCCGAGACCATGATCGTCGATGAAACCGTGCCCAGCTCCTACACCATTGTCATCAACCCGCCCGGCGTGGATCGCAGCTTCCTCCACTGCCCTGGCGCCAACGACACCTTCAGCTCCGCTGACGTCCAGAGCGAGCAGCTGGTCGGCGCCCGCATCTTCCACTTTGGCTATCCACCCCTCATGCGCCAGATGTACGCCGACGGCGGCGTGGAACTGTCCACCCTACTCCGTCGGGCCAGGAACGCAGGCCTGATCACGTCCCTGGACATGGCCCACGTGGACAGCCAGTCGGCCGCCGGTCAGGTGGACTGGCGCGCATGGCTACACGAATGCCTCCCCACGGTGGACCTTTTCCTGCCCAACCTGGAAGAAGCCTTCTTCATACTGGACCGGAAGCGATTCCAGGCCACGGTGGAACGGGCAGGCGACGCTGGCCTCCTGGCCGCGGTGGACGGCGCCCTCCTGGGCGAGCTGGCCGACCAATTGTTGACCCTGGGCGCGGCTGTGGTAGGCTTAAAACTGGGCGAGCAGGGCCTCTACCTGCGCACCACTTCGAACCCGGCGCGACTGGCCTCCCTGGGGTTGGAACCGGTCTGGCTGGGCCGGGAGCTCCTGGCGCCGGCCTTCCAGGTTCAGGTGGTGGGCACCACCGGCGCCGGCGACTGTGCCATTGCCGGTTTCCTGGCCGCCCTTTTGCGGGGACTTCCCCCGGAAGCTAGCCTGACCGCCGCCACGGCCGCGGGCGCCTGCAACGTGGAACAGGCCGACGCCATCAGCGGCATGATGTCCTGGGACGCCATGTGGCAGCGGGTCCAGGCCGGCTGGCCCCAGCGCCCTGTGGGCCTCTCCCTGCCAGACTGGCAGTGGGATGCGTCGGCCGGCCTCTGGCGGGGGCCCCGAGATGGACGAAAAGAAGGACAAGGAGTATGAAACGTTCAGAAATCAACGCCATCATACGCGATGCCGATGCCTTCATCCGGCGGCAGGGCTTTCACCTGCCCCCCTTTGCCTACTGGACGCCCGAGGAGTGGCGTCAAAAAGGGGATGAAGTGGAAGAGATTGTGGCCCGGGGCCTGGGCTGGGATATCACCGACTTTGGCCAGGGCGACTACGCCCGGATCGGCCTCTTCCTCTTCACCCTGCGCAACGGCGATGTGGCCAACTTGCGGGCTGGGCGGGGCAAGCTCTACGCCGAGAAGCTGCTCATCGTCGACGTGGACCAGGTGACTCCCCTCCACTTTCACTGGCTGAAGACCGAAGACATCATCAACCGGGGAGGCGGCAAGCTGGTGATCCAGCTCTACAATGCCACGCCGGACGAAGGCCTGGCCGACAGCGACGTCACCGTCAGCACCGACGGCGTCCGGCGCACGGTCAAAGCCGGCGACACCATCGTACTCAGCCCGGGCGAAAGCATCACCCTGCCGCCCTATTGCTATCACAAGTTCTGGGGGGCGGAGAGCCGGGTACTGGTGGGTGAAGTCTCCACTGTGAACGACGATGCCACCGACAACCGATTCTATGAACCGGTAGGGCGCTTCCCTGCCATCGAAGAAGATGAACCGCCCCTGTATCTCCTGGTGAACGACTACGCCAGGTACTATCGGGCGGGAACGTCCATTTGACCACCATGGATAAACGCATTCAACGTACACTCCTCTTCCTGCTGCCTGCCCTGCTGCTGGCAGGTCTGGCGCTGGCCAACTGCGGCGCGCCTCGGCCCGGAAATACCACCCAGTCGGCCGTCCAGGGGCGTATCCTCCTCTGGCACGCCTGGACCGAGCAGGAAACCACCGTCCTCAACGAGATTCTGGGCCGCTTCAAAGAGATTCACCCAGGCGCCACCATCAAACAACAGTCCTTTGCCAGCCAGGAAGAGTTGCGCCGGGCCTTCGAGGCCGCCGCAGATTCTGGCCTGGGTCCGGACCTGCTGTTGGGGCCCAACGACTGGATCCGTCCCCTGGCGGATCAGGGATTTATCGCCGACATCAGCGGCGAGATCTCCGAGGACATCTTGCAGCGCTACATGGACGCCACCCTGGCGGAAGTCCGCTACGGCGACGGGCTCTACGGCCTGCCCCAATCCCTGAACACCCTGGCCCTCTACTACAACCGCACCATCGTAGACACCCCCCCCAGAACCCTGGACGAGCTCCTGGCCCAGGCCGCCGCCGGCAGGCTGGTCACCATGAGCACCAACTTCTACGACGCCTTTTGGGGCGTGCAGGCCTTTGGCGGCCAGCTCATGGATCAGGAAGGGCGGGTGATCCTGGATCAGGGTGGCTTCGCCAACTGGCTGGCCTGGCTGGAGATGGCCCGGGATGCCCCGGGCATGATCCTGGACACCAACCGGGATGCCCTGCGGACCCGCTTCCTGGAAGGGGGTGTCGCCTACTACGTGGGCGACGCCCGGGAATACCCGGCCATTGCCGAGGCCCTGGGCAGCGACCAGGTGGGGGTGGCCCCCTTGCCGGCCGGCCCCAATGGCCCGGCCGGTCCTTTCCTCAGCGTTCAGGCTTTCCTGTTCAACAGCGCCTCCTCGGCCAACCAGCGCCGGGTGGCCCTGGAAGTGGCCCAGTTTGTGACCAATGCCGAACAGAGCGCCACCCTGATGCGACGGGTGGGCCAGGTCCCGGCCAACGTGCGGGTGCGCATCAACCCCCGGCTCAACCCCGTGGTCAACAGCTTTGCCACCCAGGCCCGCACAGCCGTCCCTGTGCCCAACGTCCCTCAGATGGATGCAGTCTGGCGGCTGGCCGATGATGCCTACGTCAAGGTGTTGGAAGGGGTGTTGGAGCCGGCCGAAGCCGCCGCCGCCGTCACCGCGGCCATCAATGAAGCCAACGGCATCCCGCCCCTGGCCGTGGCAGACTATAGCTGCCCCGGCCCTGGGACCATTCGCCTGGCCCACAGCCTGGACGGCGCCGACGCCCAGGTGGTGGACACCCTGGCTGCCCTCTTCAGCGCCCAATGCCCGGGTACCCAGGTCGAAGTTACCCGTATGTCCCCCTCGGCCTTGCGCAACAGCCTCCAGGCCGGGACAGACGACCGGCAGCCCACCCTCATCCTGGCCTCCCATCTTTGGGTGCCGGAACTGGTGATGGGGGAAGAGATCCGGAACATCAGCGGGCTGGTGAACGGCCAGCTCCTGCAACGCTACCGCCCCTTCGCCGTGGACGGCCTCCGCTACCAGAACGGCCTCTACGGCATTCCAGCCTTCTTCGATGTCTCGGCTCTCTACTACAACCGGACGCTGGTCAACCAGCCGGCCCGGACACTGACGGATCTGCGGACGCAACTGGCCGACGGCATCCCGGTGACCCTGGACATTCGCTTCGACCAGGCCTACTGGGGAGTCGGCGCCTTCGGCGGCCGCCTTTTCGACGCCCAGGGCCAGATCTTCCTGGACGATGGCGGCTTTGCCAACTGGCTGGCCTGGCTGAAGGAATCTCGCCAGGACTTCGGCCTGCGGGTAAGCCAGGACGAAGCGGTCATGAAGAGCGACTTTAAGACCGGCCGCTCGGCCTACTACGTGGGCGGCCCGAACGATCTGGCCGAGCTGCGGGAGGCGTTCCTGGATGGGGCGCTGGGGGTGTCGACCCTGCCCGCGGGGCCGGAAGGGGAAGCCACGCCTTTCCTCTGGGTGACCGGCTACCTGTTTAACGCCGCGGCCAGTGAAGACCAAAGCCGCATGGCCCTGGAATTCGTGAAATATGCCACCCTGCCGGACCGGCAGGCAATGGCCATCCGCATGGCCAGCCAGCTACCCTCCAACGCCAACATCGATCTGGGCCCCTATCCCCAGATCGCGGTCTTCGTGGATGCCGCCCGCTCGGCCATCCTCTATCCGACCTTCCCCCAGATAGAGACGGTCCGGCGGCTGGCTGCCTCGGTCTATCAGGCCGTGTTGATGGAGGGCGTACCGCCGACAGAGGCGGTGGCCGCGGCAGCTGCCGCCCTCAACGAGGCCACCAATCCGGCGGCATCCGGCGGGGGGAGCAGTGACGCCGCCGGCCTGAATGGACCAAGCAACGGCCCTTGAAGCACGGGCTGATTGGATCCACAGGTTTCACAGATGGACAGAGATTTTTCGGAGAAAAGAGTGTGAGTTGGATTTAAGAAGGGAGAAGCGGTGGCTCAAGATCCCCGTTTGCAGGCGCTACTGAATATTTTTGATACCCTGTTTCTGGTGCTGGAGCGGCCGGTGGTCCAGCGACAGCTATTGGCCTTCGTGCTGGTGGTGCTGGTCGCCTGGTACCTCCCCCACCTGCTGAGCCGAATCCTGGCCAGGCTGGCGCCGGCCAAGCCCCGTGCCCCGGCGGCCAGTCGATGGCGGCGCTGGCAGCGCCGCATCTTGCGCTGGGCCCAGGCCGTCCAGTACACCTTCTTCCCGCTGCTGGGCCTCTTGCTGGGCCGGCTCACCATCGACTTCTTCGATGCCAACGGCTGGCGCAACGGGCTCATCGAGCTGTTGCTGCCCCTGTTCTGGCTCCTGCTGGCCTATCGCATCCTGGCAGGCCTGCTCCACGCCGTCCTGACGCCGGAAAACGCCCGGCTCTAC
Proteins encoded:
- a CDS encoding carbohydrate kinase family protein, coding for MSQIDVIVAGHLCLDIIPTFGQERTGVEHLLAPGRLVHVGPAQIATGGAVSNTGLALHRLGVTTRLMGKVGADLFGQAILEVIRRRDPRLAETMIVDETVPSSYTIVINPPGVDRSFLHCPGANDTFSSADVQSEQLVGARIFHFGYPPLMRQMYADGGVELSTLLRRARNAGLITSLDMAHVDSQSAAGQVDWRAWLHECLPTVDLFLPNLEEAFFILDRKRFQATVERAGDAGLLAAVDGALLGELADQLLTLGAAVVGLKLGEQGLYLRTTSNPARLASLGLEPVWLGRELLAPAFQVQVVGTTGAGDCAIAGFLAALLRGLPPEASLTAATAAGACNVEQADAISGMMSWDAMWQRVQAGWPQRPVGLSLPDWQWDASAGLWRGPRDGRKEGQGV
- a CDS encoding D-lyxose/D-mannose family sugar isomerase, whose product is MKRSEINAIIRDADAFIRRQGFHLPPFAYWTPEEWRQKGDEVEEIVARGLGWDITDFGQGDYARIGLFLFTLRNGDVANLRAGRGKLYAEKLLIVDVDQVTPLHFHWLKTEDIINRGGGKLVIQLYNATPDEGLADSDVTVSTDGVRRTVKAGDTIVLSPGESITLPPYCYHKFWGAESRVLVGEVSTVNDDATDNRFYEPVGRFPAIEEDEPPLYLLVNDYARYYRAGTSI
- a CDS encoding extracellular solute-binding protein, with the translated sequence MDKRIQRTLLFLLPALLLAGLALANCGAPRPGNTTQSAVQGRILLWHAWTEQETTVLNEILGRFKEIHPGATIKQQSFASQEELRRAFEAAADSGLGPDLLLGPNDWIRPLADQGFIADISGEISEDILQRYMDATLAEVRYGDGLYGLPQSLNTLALYYNRTIVDTPPRTLDELLAQAAAGRLVTMSTNFYDAFWGVQAFGGQLMDQEGRVILDQGGFANWLAWLEMARDAPGMILDTNRDALRTRFLEGGVAYYVGDAREYPAIAEALGSDQVGVAPLPAGPNGPAGPFLSVQAFLFNSASSANQRRVALEVAQFVTNAEQSATLMRRVGQVPANVRVRINPRLNPVVNSFATQARTAVPVPNVPQMDAVWRLADDAYVKVLEGVLEPAEAAAAVTAAINEANGIPPLAVADYSCPGPGTIRLAHSLDGADAQVVDTLAALFSAQCPGTQVEVTRMSPSALRNSLQAGTDDRQPTLILASHLWVPELVMGEEIRNISGLVNGQLLQRYRPFAVDGLRYQNGLYGIPAFFDVSALYYNRTLVNQPARTLTDLRTQLADGIPVTLDIRFDQAYWGVGAFGGRLFDAQGQIFLDDGGFANWLAWLKESRQDFGLRVSQDEAVMKSDFKTGRSAYYVGGPNDLAELREAFLDGALGVSTLPAGPEGEATPFLWVTGYLFNAAASEDQSRMALEFVKYATLPDRQAMAIRMASQLPSNANIDLGPYPQIAVFVDAARSAILYPTFPQIETVRRLAASVYQAVLMEGVPPTEAVAAAAAALNEATNPAASGGGSSDAAGLNGPSNGP